The genomic window GTGCCCGCGAGGGTTTTCTCATGCACCATCTTGGTGGACTTCCGAAGGGAAGACCAAGACGACATGTGCAAGACGCTTCGGGTCCGATGGACCATCATAGCCAAGACGCCACCCCAGCCCTGGATTGCATGCGGGGGATGCGGCGGTCTCAAAGCATTCCAATCCAGCGACAAAATCCGGCTCAACGCCAACGGCCGCAAGCTGGATGCCTGGCTTATCTACAAATGCCTGACATGCGACAAGACATGGAACCGGCCGCTCCTTGAACGTCGCAACGTTCGCGACATCGATCCCGTGACGCTCGACGCGCTGCAATCCAACGATCTGGAATGGATCAGGGCGGAAACCTTCAATCTCGACGCTCTTCGACGCAGGTCGCAGCGCGTTGACGAGTTCGCCGACTTCGAAATCGCCAAGCAGATCGAGCGCGAAACGGCCGAGTGGACGCATTTGGAAATCGAACTCTCGGTTCCGTTTCCGATCAGAACACGTCTCGATCGTCTGCTGGCCTCCGAACTGAAGCTTTCTCGCTCCAGGCTGCAGGCTCTGCACGAGGATGGCATGCTTCGAACGGATCCACACCATGCCGACGTCATGCGGCGGCGGATCA from Rhizobium sp. Pop5 includes these protein-coding regions:
- a CDS encoding DUF1062 domain-containing protein, whose translation is MCKTLRVRWTIIAKTPPQPWIACGGCGGLKAFQSSDKIRLNANGRKLDAWLIYKCLTCDKTWNRPLLERRNVRDIDPVTLDALQSNDLEWIRAETFNLDALRRRSQRVDEFADFEIAKQIERETAEWTHLEIELSVPFPIRTRLDRLLASELKLSRSRLQALHEDGMLRTDPHHADVMRRRIKHGILVVADLAGEADREQSWKPLATGDPA